The genomic region CACCGGATCCGGGTCAACACCGTGCTGCCCGGCTGGATGTGGGGGCCGCCGGTGCAGGCCTTCGTCACCTTCTCCGCCCACACCGAGGGCGTCCCCGAGGCCGAGGTCCACGCCCGCCTCACCGAGCGCATGGCACTGCCCGACCTCGCCACCGACGGGGACGTCGCCGACGCCGCCGTCTTCTTCGCCTCCGACCGGGCGCGGGCGATAACCGGCCAGTCATTGCTGGTCAACGCCGGTGAGCTGATGAGATGAGCCATCCCACAGCCGCCCCGCGACGGGAACGTCGGATCGTATGCTCGGCCCATGACCACTCCGAGTGACGCTCCGACCGAAAACGCGATGCGCCGTGCGCTCCGGCGGGCCCGCGACGGCGTCGCGCTCGACGCGACCGAGGCGGCCGTACTCCTCCAGGCGCGCGGCGAGGCCCTGGGGGACCTCGCCGCCTCCGCCGCACGGGTAAGGGACGCCGGGCTCGCCGCCGCCGGGCGGCCCGGTGTCATCACCTACTCCCGCAAGGTCTTCATCCCCCTCACCCGCCTCTGCCGCGACAAGTGCCACTACTGCACCTTCGTCACCGTCCCCGGCAAGCTGCGCAAGAGCGGCCACGGCCTGTACCTCTCCCCCGACGAGGTCCTCGACATCGCCCGCCAGGGCGCGGCCATGGGATGCAAGGAAGCCCTCTTCACCCTCGGAGACCGCCCCGAGGACCGCTGGCCCGAGGCCCGCGAGTGGCTCGACGCGCACGGCTACGACGACACCCTCGCCTACGTGCGCGCCATGGCCATCCGCGTGCTGGAGGAGACGGGCCTGCTGCCGCACCTCAACCCGGGCGTCATGACCTGGTCCGACCTCCAGCGCCTCAAGCCCGTCGCCCCGTCCATGGGCATGATGCTGGAGACCACCGCCACACGTCTGTGGTCCGAGCCGGGCGGCCCCCATCACGGCTCCCCCGACAAGGAGCCGGCCGTGCGGCTGCGGGTGCTGGAGGACGCCGGACGCTCGAACGTCCCCTTCACCACCGGCGTCCTCATCGGCATCGGCGAGTCCTACGAGGAGCGCGCCGACGCCTTCTTCGAGCTGCGCCGCATCCAGCGCAGCTACCACGGCATCCAGGAGGTCATCGTCCAGAACTTCCGCGCCAAGCCGGACACCGCGATGCGCGGCATGCCGGACGCGGAGCTGGAGGAACTGGCCGCGGCCATCGCCGTCGCCCGGCACATCCTGGGCCCGAGCGCCCGGATCCAGGCGCCGCCGAACCTGGTGGACGCCGAGTACGCGCTGCTCATCGGCGCGGGCATCGACGACTGGGGCGGGGTCTCCCCGCTCACCCCCGACCACGTCAACCCCGAGCGCCCCTGGCCGCACATCGAGGAGCTGGCCTCGCGGACCGCCGCCGCCGGCTTCGAGCTGCGCGAACGCCTCACGATCTACCCCGAGTTCCTCCAGCGCGGCGAGCCCTGGCTGGACCCCCGGCTGCTGCCGCACGTACGCGCGCTGGCCGACGGACAGACCGGGCTCGCGGACGAGTCGGCGCAGGTCGTGGGGCGGCCGTGGCAGGAGCCTGACGAGGGCTTCAGCGCGTACGGGCGCACCGATCTGCACGCCACCATCGACACCGAGGGCCGCACCGGCGACCGCCGGGAGGACTTCGACGACGTCTACGGCGACTGGGAGGCGCTGCGCGAGGCCGCCGCGCCGGGCATGGTGCCGGAGCGCATCGACACCGACGTACGGGCCGCCCTCGCGCAGGCCGCCGACGACCCGACGAAGCTGACGGACGCGCAGGCCCTGGCTCTGCTGCACGCGGACGGCCCGGCGCTGGACGCCCTGTGCCGGATCGCGGACGACCTGCGGAAGTCGGTCGTGGGCGACGAGGTCACGTACATCGTCACCCGCAACATCAACTTCACCAACGTCTGCTACACCGGCTGCCGCTTCTGCGCCTTCGCGCAGCGCCGCACGGACGCCGACGCCTACACGCTCTCCCTGGACCAGGTCGCCGACCGCGCCGCGCAGGCCTGGGACGTCGGCGCGGTCGAGGTCTGCATGCAGGGCGGCATCCACCCGGACCTGCCCGGGACGGCCTACTTCGACATCGCGCGCGCGGTGAAGCAGCGGGTCCCCGGCATGCACGTGCACGCCTTCTCGCCGATGGAGGTCGTCAACGGCGCCACGCGTACGGGGATGTCCGTACGGGACTGGCTGACGGCGGCCAAGGAGGCCGGGCTGGACTCGATCCCGGGGACGGCGGCGGAGATCCTGGACGACGAGGTCCGCTGGGTGCTGACCAAGGGCAAGCTCCCGACGGCGGACTGGATCGACGTCATCACGACGGCGCACGAGCTCGGGATCCGGTCCTCGTCCACGATGATGTACGGGCACGTGGACCAGCCGCGGCACTGGCTCGGCCACTTCCGCACGCTGGCCCGGATCCAGCAGCAGACGGGCGGTTTCACGGAGTTCGTGACGCTTCCGTTCATCCACACCAACGCGCCCGTGTACCTGGCGGGCATCGCCCGGCCCGGTCCCACGGTCCGCGACAACCGGGCGGTGACGGCGATGGCCCGGATCCTGCTCCACCCGCACATCCCCAACATCCAGACCAGCTGGGTCAAGCTCGGGGCGGAGGGCGCGGCCGAGATGCTCCGGTCCGGGGCCAACGACCTCGGAGGGACGCTGATGGAGGAGACCATCTCACGGATGGCGGGGTCGAGTTACGGCTCGTACAAGTCGGTGCAGGACCTGATCGCCGTGGCGGAGGCGGCGGGGCGGCCCGCCAAGGCCCGTACGACGCTGTACGGGGAGGTGCCGCGGGAGCGCCAGGACGCGGCGCGCGCCTCGGACGGGCACCTGCCGGAGCTGCTGCCGGTGCTGGACTGACCGGACCGGCGGGACCGGGCGGTACGCGCGGGAGCCCGGCCGGGGGGGGCGGCCGCGCTCCTGCGCTGCGCCGGGCGGGTCAGCCGACGAGCAGGTCCTTCTTGAGCTGCGCCAGCTCGTGGGCGTCGATGCCGAGCCCGTCCTTCAGGTAGCGGCCGAAGGAGCCGTACGTGGCGTCGACCTCGTCGTAGCCCGCGTTCAGGTACTCGGGGCGGACGTCGAGCATCGGCTTGTAGACGGCGGCCTGCGGGGCGGGCAGGCGGGAGAGGATCGCGTCGTTGGCGGCCTTGCGGTAGTCGTTGCTGGCCAGGTAGTCGGCCTCGACGGTCTCGCGGGGCACGCCGAGGGCGGTCAGCAGGGCGGCGTTCGCCCAGCCGGTGCGGTCCTTGCCGGCGGTGCAGTGGAACAGGACGGTGCGGCTGCGGTCGTGGTGGGCGACCTCCTGGATCCCGTCGAGGACCTGGGTGTACGCCTTCTTGCCGCCCTCGCCGGAGACCATCGCCCGTTCGGCGCCGATCATGGCCTGGACGGACTCGTCGGGGGTCTTGGGCATGGTCTGGAAGGAGCCGGAGCCGGCGAAGACGTCGGCGACGACGTAGGAGGTGCCCGCGGGGACCTTGTCGGCGTCCTTGGTGCGCTCGTCCTGCATGCGCAGGTCGAAGACCGTCTTGACGCGCAGGCGCTGGAGCTTGGCCAGGTCGTTCTCGGTCAGCTTGTTGAGGGCGTCGGAGCGGTAGACCTCGCCCATCTTGACCCACTGGCCGGTGGTGGTGCGGTAGCCGCCCGCGTCGCGGAAGTTGGCGGTGCCGTCCAGCTTGATCAGACGGTCGGCGAGGTGCAGGCCCCGGCCGTGCTGCGGCTCGAAGTCGAACCACTGGCGGTCGGCGGCGGGCAGCCCGGTGACCACGGCCCGGCCCTGGGCTCCGCCCTTGGCGACGACCTTGCCGTTCGCCTTGATCTCGACCCGCTTGGTGCCCTGGGCCTTCCACTTCAGGGTGAAGGAACCATCGGCACCGGCGGTGACGGTGGCCTCGGTGAACGGGACGGCGGCGGACCGGTCGTGCCGGTCCCAGCCGCCGGCGGAGGCGAGGGGGGCCGCGATCAGGGAAGCGGTGACGGCGGAGGCGACGACGGTCGCGGCGAGGAGTGCCTTCTTCATGCCTGTGAGGCTGGGCGGCCACAAAGAACGACGGATGAATGACGCATGGCCGAAAACAGCACCTCCGAAGGCAAGTGGCAAAACGTGCCATCGGCCAGGGTGGCGGCCGGAAGTGTTCGGGTTCCAGCCGTTCTGCGCTCTCATACGGGCCGCTTGACGGACTCCCTCCGGACGCGGCCGAAGGTGTCCACTACAGTGCCCGCCAGTGCTGTCGCGGGGACGGTGGCCTGCACGGGCGGGGGACGGTGAGGTCGGTGGACGAGTCGATCGGGGCTGGTGCGGTGGTCATCCATGGCGCGGCGGGCGGTACCGACACACCCGGCCGACCGGCCTTCGCGAGCCGGCCGGGCCCGCCGGGGCAGATGGTCCAGGCGGGGCAGATGTACCCGGCGGGGCAGATGAGCCAGGCCGGTCCTTCCGGACCCACGGACGGCCGCGGCATGCGCACCGTCTCCTCGAACACCGGCCTGTGGGGCCGCGCCGAGCAGCAGGACTTCCGCAGCCGCGTCCGCGGCACGCTCCTCGGCTCCGCCCTCGGCGACACCCTGGGCGCGCCCCTCGCCGGCCGTTCCCTCGACGCGATCCGCGAGATCCACGGCTCCCAGGGCCTGACCCACCCCGTACCCGTCCACGGCCGCTGCGGCGCCGTCACCGCCGCCACCCAGCTCACCCTCTTCACCGTGGACGGCCTCATACGGGCCCACGTGCGCCGCGACACCGGCGCCTGGCACCCGCCCACCGACGTCCACCGCGCCTACCTCCGCTGGGCGGCCACCCAGCACGACTGGGGCCCCGACGAGCGCCGCTCGGACAACGGCTGGCTCGCGCAGGAGGAGTGGCTCTACGCCCGCCGCGACCCGGCCCGCGCCTGCATGACGGGCTTCGCCGACGGTCTCCTCGGCACCCTCGCCCACCCGAAGAACCCCACCGCCCGGGACGCCGCCGCCACCGCCCGCTCGGCCCCCTTCGGGCTGCTGGTCGGCTGGGAGCCCGCCCTGGTCCTCCAGCTCGCCGTCGAATGCGCGACGCAGAGCCACGGCCACCCCACCGCGTACCTCTCGGCCGGGGCCTTCGCCGTGATCGTCCACGGCCTGACCCGGGGCGAATCCCTCGACTCCGCCGTCCAGCGCGCCCTCGGGCTGCTGGGCTCCCGTCCCGGCCACCAGCCCGTCACCGACGCCCTCCAGCACGCGCTGTCGGCGGTCACCCAGGGCGTGCCGGGCTCCCACGTCGTCGAGGCCCTCACCACCGGCGCCGGTCACGACGCCGAGGACGCCCTGGCCATCGCCGTCTACTGCGCCCTGGTCGCCGAGGACATCGCCCACGGCCTGCGCCTCGCCGTCAACCACGGCGGGGACTCCATCGCGGCCGGCGCCCTGTGCGGGGCGCTGCTCGGCGCCCTCCATGGCGAGACGGCCCTCCCGGCCGCCTGGCTCGCCGACCTCGAAGGCCGCCCCACGGTCCTGGAGCTCGCCGACGACTTCGCCCTGGAGATGACCCAGGGCCCGGCCCTCCACGGCCCGTCCCTGGCATCCCCCGCCTGGCTGTCCCGCTACCCGCGCGGCTAAGCGGCCTCGGGGACGTGCCGTACTTCCCCGAGGCCGCTTAAACCGCGGTCGGCCGCCGCTCGGCCGCCTGGCCGAATTCGACCTCGATCCCGAGGACTTGGGGGCGGATGCGCCCTGCCGTGTGCAGGGGGAACGCCGTACCTTGACTGTCCCACGTCTCGGAGGTGCCAGAAGCCATGCGGATCGCCACGACCATCTTCCTCACCGACCGCACCGTCTCGCCCGTGCGTCTCGCGCGGAGTCTGGAGGAGCGGGGGTTCTCCGGGCTGTATCTGCCCGAGCACACCCACATCCCCGTCTCCCGCAACACCGCCGCGCCCATGGGCGGTGAGCTCCCCGAGATGTACGGGCGCACCCTCGACCCCTTCGTGGCCCTCGGGCAGGCCGCCGCGGTGACCGAGCGGCTGCACCTCGGTACCGGCATCACGCTCGTCGCCCAGCACGACCCGATCGACCTCGCCAAGCAGGTCGCCACCCTGGACCACCTCTCGGGCGGCCGCGTCACCCTCGGCGTCGGCTACGGGTGGAACGTCGAGGAGGCCGCCGACCACGGCGTCGAGTGGCGCACGCGCCGCGAGCTCGTCCGGGACCGGATGGCGCTGATGCGCGCCCTGTGGGCGCCCGAGCCGACGGCCTACGTCGGCGAGTACTCCTCCGTCCAGGCCAGCCACGCCCACCCGAAGCCGGCCCAGGCGCCGCGCGAACTCGGCCCCGGCGTGCCCCTGTACGGCCCCCGTACGCTGATGGGCGGCCAGGCCGGCCCGAAGCTGTTCGCCGCCGTCGCCGACCACGCCGACGGCTGGCTCCCCATCGGCGGCGGCGGCCTCACCGAGTCGCTGCCGGTGCTGCGCCAGGTCTGGGAGACCGCCGGGCGCGACCCGAAGACCCTCCAGGTGGTCCCGTACGCCGTCCAGCCCAGCCCCGGGAAGCTCGCCCACTACGCCGATCTCGGAATCGAGGAGGTCGTCCTCCAACTCCCCTCGGCCCGGGAGGCGGAGGTCCTGCGCGCGCTGGACGACTTCGCCCAGTACCTGTGAAACCCCCTCGACGGCACGGCTCCGCCTCGCCGACCATGGTCGGCATGCCAGGCCAGCGCAAACGCAAGCAGCGACGTCTCCGGGAGGCGGACCGGCGCTCCCTCCCGGTGGGACCGGGCCGGTGGGAGACGCTCCTTTCCACCGAGGACCACGAGGAGTTCCGGACCTTCGTCCACCGCATGTACGCGCAGGGCCTCGCCACCGACCCGAACCTCGTGCGGCTGGACCAGTTCTGCGGCCGCCTGCAGCACCCGACCACCTACCGGGTCAGCGTCTTCGTCCCCGCGCCTGCATAGGGTGGGGGCGAATCGCACACGACGTGGGTGGAGGGGGCCGGGGTGGACGAGACCCGGATGGCCGAGCGCAGGAAGCGGGCTTTCGAGGGCCTTCCACCGGGTCCGGCGCGGACCCGGAACAGCCTGCTCTGGGCCGCGCTGATTCCGGTGACGGCCACGTTCGGCGGCTTCCTCGCCCAGTACCCGTACGGCCTGCTCTGGCTCGGCGTGCTCCTCGTGCTCGCCGCGGCCGGGACCGGCGCGGCCGTGGCGGGTACGGGCTGGAACCGGGCGGGAGTCGCCACGGTCGTCGGCTTCGGGACCATGGCACTGGGCGTCTTCGCCGGTCCCAGCCTGTACGAGGCCTACGCGATGCGGCTCGGCGAGCGGGTCGACGCGGTGGTCATCGAAACCGGTGAGCGGACCAACTTCAAGGGGGACGCCCGGTCCTTCTGCCGCGTGGCCGACCCCTCGGGCACCGTCCGGGAACTCGGTCAACAGCAGAACTGCTACGGCGAGTTCACGCGGGGCCAGCACGTCGTCCTCTTCGAGGACCCGCTCGGCCTCCTCGACCCGAGGGTCGAGGCCACCGGCGACCGCACCCTCGACCCCCTCGGCCCGGGCATCAGCGGAGGCCTCTTCCTCCTGGTCGGCGCGTCCATGTTCTCGGGCGGCATGCGACGCCGCTCGGACCGGGACATCCTGGAGCGGCAACGCCGCGGGCGCGGCCTGCCCCGGCCGTCCGCGCCGCCTTCGCAGCGGACCACGTGAGACGGGGCAGCCCGGATCCGCGTGCACGGGAAATGACGAGGGGCCCGGCCGATGTCACGATCGGCCGGGCCCCTCGTCGTACCGCGCCCCGTCGTCAGGAGGTGAAGTAGCCGTTCAGATCGGCGATCACATCGACGGAACCCGCGTTGTTGAAGAACGTCACCCGGCCGTCCACCACCGGCACGACCACCAGGTTGGAAACGGTCTGCCCGGACCTGAAGTTCAGGTTCGACACGTTGGGACGCGCGGTCCCGTGCGGGTGGACGATCAGGTGGCTGTCCTGGGTCGGACCGGTGACGGTGACGTTGAGCACCACCGCCTTCACCCCGTTGAGCGGAACGCCCTCGACCCCGGCGACCTGCAGACTGACGATCCCGCCCTGGCCCACGGCCCCGGCACGGGCGCCGGTCCCGTCACGGGTGTCGAGCAGCCGCACCGGCGAACCCGCCGAGAACGTCGACCCGTTCGCCGAGTAGTAACCCGTCACGTCGGCGATCAGGTCCACCGAGCCCGCGTTGTTGCGCAGGTCCACCATGCCGTTCACGACGGGCACCGTCACCAGGTTGGGCACGATCTGCCCGGCGGTGAAGTTGAGGTTGGAGACCTCCGGCGCCGCCTGCCCGTTCGGGTACACCGTCACGTGCCCGGCCTCCGTCGGGTTCACGGCCGTCACGTTCATCACGACCGCGGTGACCCCGTCCGCCGGGACGCCCTTCACGCCGGCCACCTGAAGGGTCACCACACCGCCCGGACCGACCCGCGCCTTGTTCGCACCCGTGCCCTCACGGGTGTCCAGGAACCGGGCCGGAGTGATCGGCGTCAGCGCGGAACCGGTGTCCGCCTTGTCGGTGTAGTAGCCGGTGACGTCGGCGATCAGGTCGACCGAACCGGCGTTGTTGCGCAGGTCCACCTTCCCGTTCAGCACCGGAACCGTCACCAGGTTCGGCACGATCTGCCCGGCCGCGAAGTTCAGGTTCGACACCGCGGGCTTCGGCTGCCCGTTCGGGTACACCATCACGTGCCCCGCCTCGGTCGGGTCGACGGCCGTCACGTTCATCACGACCGCGGTCACCCCGCTCGCCGGAACGCCCTTCACACCCGCAACCTGCAGCGTGACCACACCACCCGGACCGACCCTCGTCTTCGTCGCCCCGGTGCCGTCGCGCGTGTCCAGGAACCGCGAGGGCGTGATCGGCACGAACCGGCTCTTCGCCGGGGCTCCGGCCGCCGTCACCGTGTACGCCTTGGCGAGCCTGTGCCCGAGGACGGGACTCACGTCGTACTGGCCCGGCGCCAGGCCGGTCGTGTCCACCAGGACCTTGAGCCAGGTCCCGTCAGGGCTCACGGAGAGCGACCTCATGAACGGACCCGTGCCGTAAGGGGTATCGCTGGGCGTGAGCATCAGCTCCATGCCGAGGGTGAGGTCCACCCCGTGGATGACCGCCTGGTTC from Streptomyces sp. NBC_00190 harbors:
- a CDS encoding bifunctional FO biosynthesis protein CofGH gives rise to the protein MTTPSDAPTENAMRRALRRARDGVALDATEAAVLLQARGEALGDLAASAARVRDAGLAAAGRPGVITYSRKVFIPLTRLCRDKCHYCTFVTVPGKLRKSGHGLYLSPDEVLDIARQGAAMGCKEALFTLGDRPEDRWPEAREWLDAHGYDDTLAYVRAMAIRVLEETGLLPHLNPGVMTWSDLQRLKPVAPSMGMMLETTATRLWSEPGGPHHGSPDKEPAVRLRVLEDAGRSNVPFTTGVLIGIGESYEERADAFFELRRIQRSYHGIQEVIVQNFRAKPDTAMRGMPDAELEELAAAIAVARHILGPSARIQAPPNLVDAEYALLIGAGIDDWGGVSPLTPDHVNPERPWPHIEELASRTAAAGFELRERLTIYPEFLQRGEPWLDPRLLPHVRALADGQTGLADESAQVVGRPWQEPDEGFSAYGRTDLHATIDTEGRTGDRREDFDDVYGDWEALREAAAPGMVPERIDTDVRAALAQAADDPTKLTDAQALALLHADGPALDALCRIADDLRKSVVGDEVTYIVTRNINFTNVCYTGCRFCAFAQRRTDADAYTLSLDQVADRAAQAWDVGAVEVCMQGGIHPDLPGTAYFDIARAVKQRVPGMHVHAFSPMEVVNGATRTGMSVRDWLTAAKEAGLDSIPGTAAEILDDEVRWVLTKGKLPTADWIDVITTAHELGIRSSSTMMYGHVDQPRHWLGHFRTLARIQQQTGGFTEFVTLPFIHTNAPVYLAGIARPGPTVRDNRAVTAMARILLHPHIPNIQTSWVKLGAEGAAEMLRSGANDLGGTLMEETISRMAGSSYGSYKSVQDLIAVAEAAGRPAKARTTLYGEVPRERQDAARASDGHLPELLPVLD
- a CDS encoding tyrosine-protein phosphatase; its protein translation is MKKALLAATVVASAVTASLIAAPLASAGGWDRHDRSAAVPFTEATVTAGADGSFTLKWKAQGTKRVEIKANGKVVAKGGAQGRAVVTGLPAADRQWFDFEPQHGRGLHLADRLIKLDGTANFRDAGGYRTTTGQWVKMGEVYRSDALNKLTENDLAKLQRLRVKTVFDLRMQDERTKDADKVPAGTSYVVADVFAGSGSFQTMPKTPDESVQAMIGAERAMVSGEGGKKAYTQVLDGIQEVAHHDRSRTVLFHCTAGKDRTGWANAALLTALGVPRETVEADYLASNDYRKAANDAILSRLPAPQAAVYKPMLDVRPEYLNAGYDEVDATYGSFGRYLKDGLGIDAHELAQLKKDLLVG
- a CDS encoding ADP-ribosylglycohydrolase family protein — protein: MRTVSSNTGLWGRAEQQDFRSRVRGTLLGSALGDTLGAPLAGRSLDAIREIHGSQGLTHPVPVHGRCGAVTAATQLTLFTVDGLIRAHVRRDTGAWHPPTDVHRAYLRWAATQHDWGPDERRSDNGWLAQEEWLYARRDPARACMTGFADGLLGTLAHPKNPTARDAAATARSAPFGLLVGWEPALVLQLAVECATQSHGHPTAYLSAGAFAVIVHGLTRGESLDSAVQRALGLLGSRPGHQPVTDALQHALSAVTQGVPGSHVVEALTTGAGHDAEDALAIAVYCALVAEDIAHGLRLAVNHGGDSIAAGALCGALLGALHGETALPAAWLADLEGRPTVLELADDFALEMTQGPALHGPSLASPAWLSRYPRG
- a CDS encoding TIGR03619 family F420-dependent LLM class oxidoreductase, with translation MRIATTIFLTDRTVSPVRLARSLEERGFSGLYLPEHTHIPVSRNTAAPMGGELPEMYGRTLDPFVALGQAAAVTERLHLGTGITLVAQHDPIDLAKQVATLDHLSGGRVTLGVGYGWNVEEAADHGVEWRTRRELVRDRMALMRALWAPEPTAYVGEYSSVQASHAHPKPAQAPRELGPGVPLYGPRTLMGGQAGPKLFAAVADHADGWLPIGGGGLTESLPVLRQVWETAGRDPKTLQVVPYAVQPSPGKLAHYADLGIEEVVLQLPSAREAEVLRALDDFAQYL